A window of Vespa velutina chromosome 15, iVesVel2.1, whole genome shotgun sequence contains these coding sequences:
- the LOC124954434 gene encoding holocytochrome c-type synthase isoform X1 produces MGNTLTSASVSAADVIMPIQHNQQLSKSVIHESEKFQNVPPPECPMHMKTNQQSSKTSMSECPIDHMTENEINPLNMMPPANQQPAPDQPFPLPTDRQVSSIPKATGDGEFWVYPSQQMFWNAMLRKGWRWKNDDILPKDMDDIIKIHNTNNEQAWLEVLKWEALHARECNCPKLRSFGGKAKQYSPRARIRHWLGYELPFDRHDWIVDRCGKDVRYVIDYYDGGEVDEKYKFALLDVRPAMDSWENIWDRMKVAWWRWRYSNEVQEQTSTVQIY; encoded by the exons atggGCAATACATTGACTTCTGCATCTGTGTCAGCCGCTGATGTAATTATGCCAATACAGCATAATCAACAACTATCTAAATCTGTAATACACGAatcagaaaaatttcaaaatgtaCCTCCACCAGAATGTCCCATGCATATGAAAACAAATCAACAGTCATCTAAAACATCTATGTCAGAATGTCCAATAGATCATATGactgaaaatgaaataaatcctCTTAACATG ATGCCACCTGCCAATCAACAACCAGCACCTGATCAACCTTTTCCTTTACCAACTGACAGACAAGTCTCATCAATACCAAAAGCAACAGGAGATGGTGAATTTTGGGTTTACCCATCACAACAAATGTTTTGGAATGCTATGTTAAGAAAAGGATGGCGTTGgaaaaatgatgatatatTGCCAAAAGATAtggatgatataataaaaattcataatactaataatgaaCAAGCATGGCTGGAAGTTCTTAAATGGGAAGCACTTCATGCACGCGAATGCAATTGTCCTAAATTACGTAGTTTTGGTGGAAAGGCTAAACAGTATTCACCACGTGCACGAATTCGGCATTGGTTAGG aTATGAATTACCATTTGATCGTCATGATTGGATAGTAGATAGATGTGGTAAAGATGTACGATatgttattgattattatgatgGTGGAGAAgtagatgaaaaatataaatttgctCTTCTTGACGTAAGACCAGCTATGGACTCTTGGGAAAATATTTGGGATCGCATGAAAGTTGCTTGGTGGAGATGGAGATATAGTAATGAAGTGCAAGAACAAACATCTACAGtccaaatatattaa
- the LOC124954434 gene encoding holocytochrome c-type synthase isoform X2, whose product MPIQHNQQLSKSVIHESEKFQNVPPPECPMHMKTNQQSSKTSMSECPIDHMTENEINPLNMMPPANQQPAPDQPFPLPTDRQVSSIPKATGDGEFWVYPSQQMFWNAMLRKGWRWKNDDILPKDMDDIIKIHNTNNEQAWLEVLKWEALHARECNCPKLRSFGGKAKQYSPRARIRHWLGYELPFDRHDWIVDRCGKDVRYVIDYYDGGEVDEKYKFALLDVRPAMDSWENIWDRMKVAWWRWRYSNEVQEQTSTVQIY is encoded by the exons ATGCCAATACAGCATAATCAACAACTATCTAAATCTGTAATACACGAatcagaaaaatttcaaaatgtaCCTCCACCAGAATGTCCCATGCATATGAAAACAAATCAACAGTCATCTAAAACATCTATGTCAGAATGTCCAATAGATCATATGactgaaaatgaaataaatcctCTTAACATG ATGCCACCTGCCAATCAACAACCAGCACCTGATCAACCTTTTCCTTTACCAACTGACAGACAAGTCTCATCAATACCAAAAGCAACAGGAGATGGTGAATTTTGGGTTTACCCATCACAACAAATGTTTTGGAATGCTATGTTAAGAAAAGGATGGCGTTGgaaaaatgatgatatatTGCCAAAAGATAtggatgatataataaaaattcataatactaataatgaaCAAGCATGGCTGGAAGTTCTTAAATGGGAAGCACTTCATGCACGCGAATGCAATTGTCCTAAATTACGTAGTTTTGGTGGAAAGGCTAAACAGTATTCACCACGTGCACGAATTCGGCATTGGTTAGG aTATGAATTACCATTTGATCGTCATGATTGGATAGTAGATAGATGTGGTAAAGATGTACGATatgttattgattattatgatgGTGGAGAAgtagatgaaaaatataaatttgctCTTCTTGACGTAAGACCAGCTATGGACTCTTGGGAAAATATTTGGGATCGCATGAAAGTTGCTTGGTGGAGATGGAGATATAGTAATGAAGTGCAAGAACAAACATCTACAGtccaaatatattaa
- the LOC124954435 gene encoding histone-lysine N-methyltransferase SETMAR, translating to MNFDLCVDEYTHDIPGVMYVTNNIPGPGINVDDFESVFTSGCSCTLECSKCTCTRGSANYINDCIVEEKLSVPILECNPYCMCNQNCGNRLVQRGPLNSLQVINTAKKGLGLITTTLIKKGQFICEYAGEIISIDEARRRVEANKNDNSMNYVLVVSEHIGEQIIVTCVDPKYFGNIGRYSNHSCQPNANLVPVRVESVTPRLCLFASQDIESGEEITFNYASGVISDRHLSDTPCYCGFSNCLGYLPHNPI from the coding sequence ATGAACTTTGATCTTTGTGTAGATGAATATACTCATGATATACCTGGTGTCATGTATGTAACTAATAACATACCTGGTCCAGGTATAAATGTGGATGATTTTGAATCTGTATTTACATCAGGTTGTTCATGTACACTTGAATGCTCAAAGTGTACTTGCACTCGTGGTTCTgctaattatataaatgattgtattgtcgaagaaaaattatcagtACCAATTTTAGAATGTAATCCTTATTGTATGTGCAATCAGAATTGTGGTAACAGATTGGTACAACGTGGTCCATTAAATAGTCTTCAAGTAATAAATACTGCTAAAAAAGGTTTAGGTCTTATAACAACGacattaataaagaaaggGCAATTCATTTGTGAATATGCTGGTGAAATAATAAGCATAGATGAAGCACGACGCAGGGTTGAagctaataaaaatgataatagtatGAATTATGTTCTTGTAGTCTCTGAACATATAGGAGAGCAGATAATTGTAACTTGTGTAGATCCAAAGTATTTTGGCAATATTGGAAGGTATAGTAATCATAGCTGCCAGCCAAATGCTAATCTTGTACCTGTCAGAGTTGAAAGTGTTACACCACGATTATGCTTATTTGCATCTCAAGATATAGAAAGTGGAGaagaaattacttttaattatgcCAGTGGAGTGATTTCTGACCGTCATTTAAGTGACACACCCTGTTATTGTGGTTTCAGTAATTGTTTAGGTTATTTACCACATAACCCTATTTAA
- the LOC124954433 gene encoding traB domain-containing protein, which produces MTSEIGKFVETLVKDEQKDLVSSVEDKHVGVINKREDIGVQPLSNVKNITKDLLLIESEKDGITAQESVMKFPTLTNTTEPLNINSIDNNNRKNIECSDSNIIVNEYNMIDIDRAIENSDTQTGSVNSSVQEYNADIDNQLPETVTLLRTPNGGKLYLVGTAHFSIESQNDVSKIIQAVQPHIVVVELCRARIGILQLDEQVMYHYAKHLNLQSIQGTFKEYGLYNGLLNILLLKMVAHITKELGMAPGGEFRRAFEEAKKVPYCMFYMGDRPIDITIQRTVRFLSWWQTIKLVWHLIKIKDPISKKDVELCKQKAYLDEMVAKMSGEFPVLGEVFIKERDIYLTHSLQLACLPEYTSKGLEPTRVVGVVGLGHIPGIVDNWGKVQPSDIPPIMSIPPLSLSSKILKFTFKASLIGAVIYVGYKIIPLDSIKSSVQGLLKNLSSFFGFYIDINIW; this is translated from the exons ATGACATCAGAAATTGGTAAGTTTGTTGAAACTTTGGTAAAAGATGAACAAAAAGATTTAGTATCATCTGTAGAAGATAAACATGTTggtgtaataaataaaagagaagatattGGAGTTCAGCCTTTGtctaatgttaaaaatattaccaaGGACTTACTTCTAATTGAATCAGAAAAAGATGGTATAACAGCCCAAGAATCTGTGATGAAATTTCCTACTTTAACAAATACAACTGAACCattgaatattaattctattgataacaataatagaaaaaatattgaatgttcagatagtaatataattgttaatg aatataatatgatcGACATAGATCGAGCTATTGAGAATAGCGATACTCAAACAGGATCTGTTAATTCATCTGTACAAGAATATAATGCTGATATTGATAATCAATTACCAGAAACTGTTACACTACTTAGAACACCAAATGGTGGAAAACTATATTTAGTAGGAACAGCACATTTTAGTATTGAAAGTCAAAATGATGTATCAAAg ATAATACAAGCTGTACAGCCTCATATAGTTGTTGTTGAACTGTGTAGAGCTAGGATTGGTATATTACAGCTTGATGAACAAGTAATGTATCATTATGCAAAACATCTGAATCTTC aaagcATTCAGGGTACTTTTAAGGAGTATGGTTTATATAATGGATTACTAAATATTCTCTTACTAAAGATGGTTGCTCATATCACTAAAGAACTTGGAATGGCACCTGGGGGAGAGTTTCGTAGAGCTTTCGAGGAG GCAAAAAAAGTTCCATATTGTATGTTTTACATGGGAGATCGCCCAATCGATATAACCATTCAACGTACAGTACGATTTTTATCTTGGTGgcaaacaataaaattagtatggcatttaataaagataaaagatccAATTAGTAAAAAGGACGTAGAATTATGTAAACAAAAAGCTTATTTAGATGAAATGGTTGCTAAAATGAGTGGAGAGTTTCCTGTATTAGGGGaagtttttattaaagaacgaGATATCTATTTAACACATTCTCTTCAATTGGCTTGTTTACCTGAATATACGTCTAAGGGTTTGGAGCCAACAAGAGTTGTTGGCGTTGTTGGCTTGGGCCATATACCAGGCATTGTTGATAATTGGGGTAAAGTTCAACCTTCTGATATACCACCTATCATGAG tataccaccattatcattatcaagtaaaatattaaaatttacatttaaagcATCTTTAATAGGTGCTGTAATTTATGtaggatataaaattataccaCTAGATTCTATCAAGTCATCGGTACAGGGACTTTTAAAG AATCTATCATCTTTCTTTggattttatattgatataaatatatggtAA
- the LOC124954440 gene encoding leucine-rich repeat-containing protein 34-like has protein sequence MSKTKQKLMNNEQYFTCFCKKYTDNTRNLVLKGRDLIIMKGKQLEDSDIKFLLIFLKQNQDIVSLNLAYNQITCIGFKNLITYLLIYKNIYKLNVQNNNIMEAGIDYMCEIGQNLHIKSLQLSGNKFGVESSKKIALLLLKNPYLEYLDIAEVDQTISSLIYFTTVMRLDQPIYNETLKILDISRPNPGCMYFFNAEQFATLIGHMLRNNTCLFGLHLQKCGFNCHDIECMMMNAQYNYTLHFLDLACNNIGDHGMHHLANWLIKSSALCGLILSKNIITDHGARILSHTIPFSKLKFLDISFNKITDDGMVNILNSLKKISLIKSLRIFGNFLSHITAKTIKRILLSKVLYQTNLDVKPYRVEDKWYCAQYPMDYSKEHFYDMIESSTKYNNKAETFSNIYKFNETSKMKKRL, from the exons ATG tctaaaacaaagcaaaaattaatgaacaatgaacaatattttacgtgtttttgtaaaaaatatacggATAACACAAGAAATTTGGTGTTAAAAGGAAGGGATTTAATTATCATGAAAGG CAAACAACTAGAAGATTCGGatataaagtttttattgatatttcttaAACAAAATCAAGACATTGTATCCCTTAACTTAGCATACAACCAAATTACATGTATTGGTTTCAAAAATTTgattacttacttactt atatataaaaatatatacaagttgaatgttcaaaataataacataatggAAGCAGGAATTGATTATATGTGTGAAATAGGACAAAATTTACACATCAAGAGTCTTCAATTAAGTGGGAATAAGTTTGGCGTtgaa TCTTCCAAAAAAATAGCATTactattattgaaaaatcCATACTTAGAATATTTGGATATAGCAGAAGTTGATCAAACTATTTcaagtttaatatatttcacaaCAGTTATGAGATTAGATCAACCTATATACAATgaaactttaaaaattttgGACATCAGTCGTCCAAATCCAggatgtatgtatttttttaatgcagAACAATTTGCAACTCTAATCGGACATATGTTAAGA AATAATACTTGTTTGTTTGGATTGCACTTACAAAAATGTGGTTTTAATTGCCATGACATTGAATGTATGATGATGAATGCACAATATAATTACACATTACATTTCCTTGATCTTGCTTGTAACAATATAGGAGATCATGGAATGCATCATCTTGCTAATTGGCTTATAAAATCTTCTGCTTTATGTGGCCTTATTTTaagcaaaaatattataactgaTCATGGTGCAAG gATATTAAGTCATACTATACCATTTTCCAAGCTCAAgtttttagatatttcatttaataaaataactgACGATGGTATGGTAAATATtctaaattctttaaaaaagatttcactCATAAAAAGCTTGCGAATATTCGGAAACTTTCTTAGTCATATAACTGCTAAG actataaagagaatattattatcaaaagttTTATATCAAACAAATCTTGATGTCAAGCCTTATAGAGTAGAAGATAAATGGTACTGTGCTCAATATCCAATGGACTACTCTaaagaacatttttatgatatgATTGAATCTTCcacaaagtataataataaagcagaaactttttctaacatatacaaattcaatgaaacaagtaaaatgaaaaaaagattatag